In Phyllostomus discolor isolate MPI-MPIP mPhyDis1 chromosome 3, mPhyDis1.pri.v3, whole genome shotgun sequence, a single genomic region encodes these proteins:
- the RPL12 gene encoding 60S ribosomal protein L12: MPPKFDPNEIKVVYLRCTGGEVGATSALAPKIGPLGLSPKKVGDDIAKATGDWKGLRITVKLTIQNRQAQIEVVPSASALIIKALKEPPRDRKKQKNIKHSGNITLDEIISIARQMRHRSLARELSGTIKEILGTAQSVGCNVDGRHPHDIIDDINSGAVECPAS; this comes from the exons ATGCCGCCGAAGTTCGACCCCAATGAGATCAAAGTCG tttacctgAGGTGCACCGGCGGGGAGGTCGGTGCCACGTCCGCTCTGGCCCCCAAGATCGGCCCCCTGGGCTTG TCTCCAAAAAAGGTTGGTGACGACATCGCCAAAGCAACCGGGGACTGGAAGGGCCTGAGGATCACGGTGAAGCTGACCATTCAGAACAGACAGGCGCAG ATTGAGGTAGTGCCGTCTGCCTCTGCCCTGATCATCAAAGCCCTCAAAGAACCGCCACgagacagaaagaagcaaaaaaaca TCAAGCACAGCGGAAACATCACTTTGGACGAGATCATCAGCATCGCTCGACAGATGCGGCACCGCTCTCTGGCCAGAGAGCTCTCTG GAACCATTAAAGAGATCCTGGGGACGGCCCAGTCCGTGGGCTGCAATGTGGATGGCCGCCACCCTCACGACATCATAGATGACATCAACAGTGGCGCAGTGGAGTGCCCGGCT agttaa